A portion of the Mycobacterium paraseoulense genome contains these proteins:
- a CDS encoding ATP-dependent DNA ligase: MLLLDVATTSRDVGGTSSRLGKVDHIAGLLRRAAAEPDAVAIVVSWLSGELPQRQIGVGWASLRSRPPPASHPTLTVAGVDARFSEIGAVSGKGSQSRRAELIAGLFAAATDAEQAFLLRLLGGELRQGALAGVMADAVARAADLPVAAVQRAAMLGGDLPAVAAAALGGGVRALDAFALRVGRPVGPMLAQSATGVADALERHGGATIFEAKLDGARVQIHRAGDEVTVYTRSLDDVTARLPEVVEATLALPVRDLIADGEAIALRPDNRPHRFQVTASRFGRSVDVAAARAAQPLSVFFFDILHRDGADLLDAPTAERLAALDALVPAAQRVDRLLTSDAAEAAGFLDATLAAGHEGVLAKAPDAPYQAGRRGAGWLKVKPVHTLDLVVLAVEWGSGRRSGKLSNIHLGARNPATGEFVMVGKTFKGMTDAMLVWQTARFRELAVGGTEGYVVRLRPEQVVEVALDGVQKSSRYPGGVALRFARVLRYRDDKGPAEADTIDTVRALY, encoded by the coding sequence GTGCTACTCCTCGACGTCGCGACGACCTCACGGGACGTGGGCGGCACCTCGTCGCGGCTGGGCAAGGTGGACCACATCGCCGGCCTGTTGCGTCGCGCGGCGGCCGAACCCGACGCCGTCGCGATCGTGGTGTCCTGGCTCTCGGGTGAGCTCCCCCAGCGCCAGATCGGGGTCGGCTGGGCGTCTTTGCGGTCGCGGCCGCCGCCGGCGTCGCATCCGACGCTGACGGTGGCCGGCGTGGACGCCCGCTTTTCGGAGATCGGGGCGGTGTCGGGCAAGGGGTCGCAGTCGCGGCGCGCCGAGTTGATCGCCGGCCTGTTCGCCGCCGCGACCGACGCCGAGCAGGCCTTCCTGCTGCGGTTGCTCGGCGGGGAGCTGCGGCAGGGCGCGCTGGCCGGGGTCATGGCCGACGCGGTGGCCCGGGCCGCCGACCTCCCGGTCGCGGCGGTGCAGCGCGCCGCGATGCTGGGCGGGGACCTGCCGGCCGTGGCGGCCGCCGCCCTGGGCGGCGGGGTCAGGGCGCTGGACGCGTTCGCCCTTCGGGTGGGCCGGCCGGTCGGCCCGATGCTGGCGCAGAGCGCGACCGGGGTGGCCGACGCGCTGGAACGCCACGGCGGCGCAACGATTTTCGAGGCCAAGCTGGACGGCGCCCGGGTGCAGATCCACCGGGCCGGGGACGAGGTCACCGTCTATACCCGGAGCCTTGACGACGTCACCGCCCGGCTGCCCGAGGTGGTGGAGGCGACGCTGGCCCTGCCGGTGCGCGACCTCATCGCCGACGGCGAGGCGATCGCCCTGCGTCCCGACAACCGCCCGCACCGCTTCCAGGTCACCGCGTCGCGGTTCGGCCGGTCGGTCGACGTCGCGGCGGCCCGTGCCGCACAACCGCTTTCGGTATTCTTCTTCGACATCTTGCACCGCGACGGCGCCGACCTGCTCGACGCACCGACCGCCGAGCGGCTGGCCGCCCTGGACGCGCTGGTGCCGGCCGCGCAGCGGGTCGATCGGTTGCTCACCTCGGACGCCGCCGAGGCGGCCGGCTTCCTCGACGCGACGCTGGCCGCCGGCCACGAAGGCGTGCTGGCCAAGGCGCCGGACGCGCCGTATCAGGCGGGCCGCCGCGGTGCGGGGTGGCTGAAGGTCAAGCCGGTGCACACGCTCGACCTGGTGGTGCTCGCGGTGGAGTGGGGATCGGGGCGCCGAAGCGGCAAGCTCTCCAACATCCACCTCGGGGCGCGCAACCCGGCGACCGGCGAATTCGTCATGGTGGGAAAGACTTTCAAGGGCATGACCGACGCCATGCTGGTCTGGCAGACCGCGCGGTTTCGCGAACTCGCCGTCGGCGGGACGGAGGGTTACGTCGTGCGGCTGCGGCCCGAGCAGGTGGTCGAGGTGGCGCTGGACGGTGTCCAGAAGTCCTCGCGCTACCCCGGCGGCGTGGCGCTGCGGTTCGCCCGCGTACTGCGCTACCGCGACGACAAAGGCCCGGCCGAAGCCGACACCATCGACACCGTGCGGGCGCTGTATTAG
- a CDS encoding SDR family NAD(P)-dependent oxidoreductase, with translation MEINGKKVVVIGGASGMGRASAELLAERGADVAVLDREGSDGKTVAEAIGGAFYPVDVTDFKGTEETLQTAVDKLGGLHVTVTTAGGGIAKRTLTKSGPHDLESFQSVIDLNLIATFNISRLAAAHMAKNEPEDEERGVIINTASIAAFEGQIGQVAYTAAKAAIAGMCLTMARDLGSMGIRVLAIAPSLFLTGITSMVPDEMAAALTKDAAFPKRMGRPIEYAKLVAAIVDNPMLNGQCLRLDAGQRFAPK, from the coding sequence ATGGAGATCAACGGGAAGAAGGTCGTCGTCATCGGCGGCGCGTCGGGGATGGGTCGTGCCTCCGCGGAGCTGCTGGCCGAGCGCGGGGCGGACGTCGCGGTCCTCGACCGCGAGGGTTCCGACGGCAAGACCGTCGCCGAAGCGATCGGCGGCGCGTTCTATCCGGTCGACGTCACGGACTTCAAGGGCACCGAGGAGACGCTGCAGACCGCCGTCGACAAGCTGGGCGGCCTGCACGTCACGGTCACGACCGCCGGCGGCGGCATCGCCAAGCGGACGCTGACCAAGTCCGGTCCCCACGACCTCGAATCGTTCCAGTCCGTGATCGACCTGAACCTGATCGCCACCTTCAACATCAGCCGGCTCGCCGCCGCCCACATGGCCAAGAACGAGCCCGAGGACGAGGAGCGCGGCGTCATCATCAACACCGCGTCGATCGCGGCCTTCGAAGGGCAGATCGGACAGGTCGCCTACACCGCGGCCAAGGCGGCGATCGCCGGCATGTGCCTGACCATGGCCCGCGACCTGGGCTCGATGGGCATCCGGGTGCTGGCCATCGCGCCGAGCCTCTTCCTGACCGGGATCACTTCGATGGTGCCCGACGAGATGGCGGCCGCCCTGACCAAGGACGCGGCCTTCCCGAAGCGGATGGGCCGCCCCATCGAATACGCCAAGCTGGTGGCGGCGATCGTGGACAACCCGATGCTCAACGGCCAGTGCCTGCGCCTGGACGCCGGGCAGCGGTTCGCGCCCAAGTAA
- a CDS encoding acyl-CoA dehydrogenase has protein sequence MGIALTDDHRELAGVARGFLTSQKARWAARSLLDAAEESRPPFWQNLVELGWLGLHVDEEHGGSGFGLPELVVVVEELGRAVAPGPFVPTVIASAAIAKAGTPEQKSRLLPGLIDGTVTAGIGLDGQVRLKDGIADGDAGIVLGAGLAELLLVAAGDDVLLLERDRAGVSVEVPNNFDPTRRSGRVRLENVNVGAGDVLAGARASVLARARTVLAAEAVGGAADCVDAAVDYAKVRQQFGRTIATFQAVKHHCANMLVAAESGVAAVWDASRAASEDEGQFQLAAAVAATLAFPAYARNAELNIQVHGGIGFTWEHDAHLHLRRALVIQALFGGDAPARDIFERTAAGAKRENSLDLPPEAEELRTQIHADAAAIAQLDKQAQRDKLIETGYVMPHWPKPWGRAADAVEQLVIEEEFRAAGIKRPDYSITGWVILTLIQHGTDWQIERFVEKALRQEEIWCQLFSEPEAGSDAASVKTRATRVDGGWKINGQKVWTSGAQYCARGLATVRTDPEAPKHAGITTVIIDMKGPGVEVRPLRQITGGSEFNEVFFNDVFVPDEDVVGAPNSGWTVARATLGNERVSIGGSGSFYEGLASTLVQLARQSDRLAGAPIRIGSFLADDHALRLLNLRRAARSVEGAGPGPEGNITKLKLAEHMVDGAAIWAALAGPEVALMDGPGAVVGRLAMGARGMAIAGGTSEVTRNQIAERILGMPRDPLIN, from the coding sequence ATGGGTATCGCACTGACCGATGACCATCGCGAACTCGCCGGAGTCGCCCGCGGGTTCCTGACCTCGCAGAAGGCCCGCTGGGCGGCGCGGTCCCTGCTCGACGCCGCCGAGGAGTCCCGGCCCCCGTTCTGGCAGAACCTGGTCGAGCTGGGCTGGCTCGGCCTGCACGTCGACGAGGAGCACGGCGGCTCCGGCTTCGGGCTGCCCGAACTTGTGGTGGTGGTCGAGGAACTCGGCCGCGCCGTGGCGCCCGGGCCGTTCGTGCCGACCGTCATCGCATCAGCGGCGATCGCCAAAGCCGGTACCCCCGAACAGAAGTCGCGGCTGCTGCCCGGGTTGATCGACGGGACCGTCACCGCGGGCATCGGACTGGACGGCCAGGTTCGGCTCAAGGACGGGATCGCCGACGGCGACGCCGGGATCGTGCTGGGCGCCGGGCTGGCCGAGCTGCTGCTGGTCGCGGCGGGCGACGACGTGCTGCTGCTGGAACGCGATCGCGCCGGCGTATCGGTCGAGGTGCCGAACAACTTCGACCCCACCCGGCGCTCCGGACGGGTCCGCCTGGAAAACGTGAACGTCGGTGCCGGCGACGTCCTGGCGGGCGCGCGAGCATCGGTGCTGGCCCGCGCGCGGACCGTGCTCGCCGCCGAGGCGGTGGGCGGCGCAGCCGACTGCGTGGACGCCGCCGTGGACTATGCCAAGGTGCGCCAGCAATTCGGGCGAACGATCGCCACTTTCCAAGCGGTGAAGCATCATTGCGCGAACATGCTGGTGGCCGCGGAGTCCGGGGTCGCCGCGGTGTGGGACGCCTCGCGCGCGGCGTCGGAGGACGAGGGCCAGTTTCAGCTGGCCGCCGCGGTGGCGGCGACCCTGGCGTTTCCGGCCTATGCTCGCAACGCCGAACTCAACATTCAGGTCCACGGCGGCATCGGCTTCACCTGGGAACACGACGCGCATCTGCACCTGCGCCGCGCGCTGGTGATACAGGCACTATTCGGCGGTGACGCCCCGGCCCGGGACATCTTCGAGCGCACCGCCGCGGGCGCCAAGCGGGAGAACAGCCTGGACCTGCCGCCCGAGGCCGAAGAACTGCGCACCCAAATCCACGCCGACGCCGCCGCGATCGCGCAACTGGACAAACAGGCGCAGCGCGACAAGCTGATCGAGACGGGCTACGTCATGCCGCACTGGCCCAAGCCCTGGGGCCGCGCCGCCGACGCGGTGGAGCAGTTGGTGATCGAGGAGGAGTTCCGCGCGGCCGGCATCAAACGGCCCGACTACTCGATCACCGGATGGGTGATCCTCACCCTGATCCAGCACGGAACCGATTGGCAGATCGAAAGATTCGTGGAGAAGGCGCTTCGCCAAGAAGAGATCTGGTGCCAGTTGTTCTCCGAACCCGAGGCCGGCTCCGACGCGGCGTCGGTCAAGACCCGCGCCACCCGGGTGGACGGCGGCTGGAAGATCAACGGGCAGAAGGTCTGGACCAGCGGGGCCCAGTACTGCGCGCGTGGCCTGGCCACGGTGCGCACGGACCCCGAAGCCCCCAAGCACGCCGGCATCACCACCGTGATCATCGACATGAAGGGCCCGGGCGTCGAGGTGCGGCCGCTGCGGCAGATCACCGGCGGCTCGGAATTCAACGAGGTGTTCTTCAACGACGTGTTCGTTCCCGACGAGGACGTCGTCGGGGCGCCCAACTCGGGGTGGACGGTCGCCCGTGCCACGCTGGGCAACGAGCGCGTCAGCATCGGCGGCAGCGGATCGTTCTACGAGGGCCTGGCGTCCACCCTGGTGCAGCTCGCCCGGCAGTCGGATCGCTTGGCCGGGGCGCCGATCCGGATCGGGTCCTTCCTCGCCGACGACCACGCGCTGCGGCTGCTGAACCTGCGCCGCGCCGCACGCAGCGTCGAGGGAGCGGGCCCGGGTCCCGAAGGTAACATCACCAAGCTGAAGCTGGCCGAACACATGGTGGACGGCGCCGCGATCTGGGCGGCGCTGGCGGGCCCGGAGGTCGCGCTGATGGACGGCCCCGGCGCGGTGGTGGGCCGGCTGGCCATGGGGGCCCGCGGCATGGCGATCGCCGGCGGCACCTCGGAGGTCACCCGCAACCAGATCGCCGAGCGGATCCTCGGCATGCCGCGCGACCCGCTGATCAACTGA
- a CDS encoding Zn-ribbon domain-containing OB-fold protein, producing the protein MSDEPLLIEYCDACARWVHPATGQCRTCGGPLVARPVSGRGTVFTYTVNHHPYNPEIPVPYVIAIVELAEQEGLRVAANIVGCEPDSVKCGMPVELQPENGSAGAPLFAPA; encoded by the coding sequence GTGTCGGACGAGCCGCTGCTCATCGAATATTGCGACGCCTGCGCGCGCTGGGTGCATCCGGCGACCGGCCAATGCCGCACCTGCGGCGGCCCGCTGGTCGCCCGGCCGGTCTCCGGGCGGGGCACCGTGTTCACTTACACGGTCAATCACCACCCGTATAACCCGGAGATCCCCGTCCCCTACGTGATCGCCATCGTCGAACTCGCCGAACAAGAAGGCCTGCGGGTGGCCGCCAACATCGTTGGCTGCGAACCCGATTCGGTCAAATGCGGCATGCCCGTCGAGCTGCAACCCGAGAACGGCAGCGCCGGGGCGCCGTTGTTCGCCCCCGCCTGA
- a CDS encoding thiolase family protein translates to MTHFEKDAILSGIGISRIGRRTGIAGLDLTMEAVRAAIDDAGLVASDIDGIATLGDTPAEEVNAQLRIEAADCGSGFGTGGLLSPVMSACRAVAERRARHVVVYRTIQMLGGTVPVKPQDDAPAPPLARMFETREGAERPAVGAMDDVNDLVAANAYSAANWLALNCRRHMELYGTTKQQLGWVALNGRRNAALNPRAVYRDPMTMADYLSARPVSTPFGLLDCDVPIDGSIAVVVSHAEYARDCPHRAVAVEAIGGADGAGGWFHRADYPKMAMSDAAAQMWSRTDLKPSDLKLAELYDGFTYLTLAWLEALAICGDGEAGPFVEGGARIARDGALPLNTYGGQLSAGRMHGYWALHEGCLQLRGEAGERQVSQRPDVGVVSVGGGPVAGCMLLTC, encoded by the coding sequence ATGACGCATTTCGAGAAGGACGCGATCCTGTCCGGCATCGGCATCTCGCGGATCGGCCGTCGCACGGGCATCGCGGGCCTGGACCTGACCATGGAAGCGGTGCGGGCCGCCATCGACGACGCCGGGTTGGTCGCCTCCGACATCGACGGCATCGCGACGCTGGGCGACACCCCCGCCGAGGAGGTCAACGCCCAACTGCGGATCGAGGCGGCGGATTGCGGATCCGGCTTCGGCACCGGCGGCTTGCTCAGCCCGGTGATGTCCGCGTGCCGCGCGGTCGCCGAGCGCCGCGCACGCCACGTGGTGGTGTACCGGACCATCCAGATGCTCGGGGGCACGGTCCCGGTGAAGCCACAGGACGACGCGCCCGCACCGCCGCTCGCGCGGATGTTCGAGACGCGGGAGGGCGCCGAACGTCCCGCCGTCGGCGCCATGGACGACGTCAATGACCTGGTGGCGGCCAACGCCTACTCCGCCGCGAACTGGCTGGCGCTCAACTGTCGGCGCCACATGGAGCTGTATGGGACCACCAAGCAGCAGCTGGGCTGGGTGGCCCTCAACGGCAGGCGCAACGCCGCGTTGAATCCGCGCGCCGTGTACCGCGACCCGATGACGATGGCCGACTACCTGAGCGCGCGGCCGGTGTCCACCCCGTTCGGGTTGCTGGACTGCGATGTCCCGATCGACGGCTCGATCGCGGTGGTGGTCTCGCACGCGGAGTACGCGCGTGATTGCCCGCACCGCGCGGTGGCGGTGGAGGCGATCGGCGGCGCCGACGGCGCCGGGGGCTGGTTCCACCGTGCCGACTATCCGAAGATGGCGATGTCGGACGCCGCGGCGCAGATGTGGTCGCGCACGGACCTGAAGCCGTCCGACCTCAAGCTCGCCGAGCTTTACGACGGGTTCACCTATCTCACCCTCGCGTGGCTGGAGGCCCTGGCGATCTGCGGCGACGGCGAGGCCGGGCCTTTCGTCGAGGGCGGCGCGCGGATCGCCCGCGACGGCGCGCTTCCCCTGAACACCTACGGCGGCCAACTGTCGGCCGGGCGCATGCACGGCTACTGGGCGCTGCACGAGGGATGTCTGCAGTTGCGCGGCGAGGCGGGGGAGCGGCAGGTCTCGCAGCGCCCGGACGTCGGCGTCGTCTCCGTGGGCGGTGGACCCGTGGCCGGCTGCATGTTGCTCACATGCTGA